The following nucleotide sequence is from Dioscorea cayenensis subsp. rotundata cultivar TDr96_F1 unplaced genomic scaffold, TDr96_F1_v2_PseudoChromosome.rev07_lg8_w22 25.fasta BLBR01000592.1, whole genome shotgun sequence.
CCAGTTGGACCCGAAGCACAATTATTGGTTGCATTTCTAGGTATGCTTGCTCGATCAGGCTAACATATTGGCCTCCAAtatgagagttggcataaagtaccaaaaacattgaaggatgaattgtttaaatttattgagGTAAAGTCACTTAACTGAAATGTTCAAATGTTATGCTTACAAATAAttgaattgttcaaatttaGTAAGTTCTATTACTAATCCAAATGAgttataatgttttatatagTTAAGATTTTCCCTTCAAATTTCAAGAGAGTATGTGCTCAAATCTTTGGGGAAGAAATGGAGGGATTATAAGCatgatttgaaaacaaaacatttcaAACGAGAAGAAAGTCTACAGGCGAACAAGGACAAACATCCAAGTGCTACTATTCGATGGCAATGGGAACAATTAGTTGACTTTTGGTATTCAAAGAAAGGAGAGGTTGGCGTAAATATTTTGCTTATTTCAATAAAAGTATCTTatctttgttatttataatttaaaatgcatGTCATATGCAGGATTCTGAAAAACTTGGGGTTGCTagtagaaaacaacaaaaatatacacacACTTGTGGATCGAAGAGTTTCgcgagaaaggaaaaagaaatggtaAGTGACTATAAACTTGTTTATATTTGtgattcaaaataatttgtGTCCAATTACTTGTAGGAGGTTACCACAGGGAAAAAAGTAGGTCGCCTTGAATTGTTTAGAGCAACCCATACTAAGAAGGATGGGTCTCACATGAATGAGGAAACTAGACAAATTATGGTAATACCTATGTTTTTAGTGTTCTTTAATCACTTcacaatttgttttaaattatattaattcttttaaaaattgtattttgatATAGGAGTCGGCCAATGAGAAGTTAGTTGGATATCAAACAATAGATGAGGATATGAAAATGGTTGAAACTCATATTCTGACACAAGTTATTGGAAAAGAACGATGTAGCCGAGTAAGAGGGGTTGGGTTAGGTCCAACACCCAAAAGCTATTATGGAGGCTCGAGTACCCGAAATTCTAACAATTCAAACAATCAATCAAGTGAAGTTGTTGAGCGAATTCATCAAATGGAACGAGAAATGCAAAAAATGAGAGATGAACGTGAGCAAGAACGAGCTCAAGTAGAACAACAAAATGCTCAATACAATGCTCTTCTTACCTTTTTACAAAATCAGTTTCCGGGTGTTACGATCCCCGGAATAAACAATATTGGCCCATCCTCATCACAGGCCCAGGTATTATAAAAGTACACAAATTATTTTGGTTATGCCTAGGTTCATCttctaatgattttattttaattgcagGATAACTCTTCtagagataattaattaatggcgTTGGTGATGCATTGGATGCATGTCTTTAGTCGTATATGTTATGTACGTTATGGTTTTATGTGGAACAAGAATCACATACTTTGATTTTAGTGTTCTTTggtatttttggaatttattgTGTTATGTTTGGAATTCCTAATGTGTGACTTCTTGTTGGAATGAATGTGGAATATTATTACAAATCATCAACTATTGTTTATGTTCAATTATTTGTGGATGTAAACAAGTCTATATGTGTGTTGTAATGCATTGATTATATTCCAGGTTTTTCAGAAgaaatacccaaaaaaaatcTGAATTGCTTGCTAAAACCTTcaaatatagttttattgttcCCGGCGTTTATTTCAAAAATGCCACGAAAACCGGGGAAAAAATATTCTCAGATTTCGATAATATTCCCGGCGTTTATTATATAAACGCCACCGTTAGATGCTTACTTAGCGGCGTTTTAACTATAAACGCCGGTAAAATGATGGCAACTAATTGCGGCATTTATAGGTTTAAATGCCGTCAATAGCACCTGTCCCCGTTCAGCATCGTCTCATTCAGACCGGCGCTGTATATAATAAACGCCGCTACGTTGGCGGCGTTTATTAAATAAAGCGCCGGGAATATCCCGATGAACGTTTCAACGGCACTTGGCCCGGCGTTTTCTGGTGTCGCCGTGATTGTAAATGGGGCATTTTAAAACGCCGGTAAAGCACAAATTAAACGCCGCAAAATGTCTACTGTGGCGTAGTGTCATGTGTAGAATATTGCTTATATGTTAGAATGCTTTTACATGATGTTCTGGTCCAGCCATATGGTGATGCATAAGATATACTTGCTTGTATATGAGCTTTTTTGGCACAAACTGATTTACCTATTCTTTGATAACATGTTGTAACTCAACTTCgttatttttcttgtgaaaGATATGTATCAAGCCATTGACATGTATCTTCAggtatattttacatttatgattaatatttacaTTAATTGTGTTTGCTTACTATTGTTTATCCTCCATTAAAATTGTTCATGTTCATCCTCAGTTATTAGAGGAAGAGAAGATGAAGGTCTGTTGTGGTATAAATTTTGAGAAGTTATCATCAGAATAATGCAAGTACTTGACTCGGAACTTAAAGTTTCCATCAAGAACAATAATTCAAGCTCTCATCTTTCAAAAGTCAAAGCTGAAAAGCCTGCTACAAaacaccaccaccaacaacCTGAAAAAGTTTAGCAGACACAGTGCTGACAATGAACAGTGTGTCATTCTTCATGCAAATAGACTAGATCTCTCAATGGAAAATGAGAAGCTAAAATCACATCTTCAAGGGATGCAATGCAGACTAATGGAGCTGGAGAAAGTTTGCAGAAAAATGCAGACACAATCTGATACAAGTCAAGAAAACAAAGTTATCCAGTTTTTCAACAGCAGGAAGATCACTCTCAAGACTTTGTTTATGAActtttttgcaaattatttcaCATATAATGTTGTACAACAATTGGaaatgtgtgtatttgtgtgaGAATTAAAGTAGAatgtgaaaaaagaaaagatggtgATCATCCTAACATTGATTACTTAAGTGAATCATttctaaaaacaacaaaatggcAACGCACATCTCAAGCTACATAGTCTAGCTCTTTAAAcataacaaaaccaaaaatataaatcacaaaCAAAACCCACACTACATCTCAAGCTTAACAACTCTTCAAAACAAAACCCACACTACATTTTGGCTTGACAATTCGTTTTGGTGGATAGCCTTGGGTTGAAAACATTTTTGGCGGTGGATATCCTTTTGCCACCTCTTACACATGAAAGtgtgtaatattttaatttaccaTCTTCTTACGATCTTGTGCTTCATTTTGTAATGCCAAAACTGTCTTGCCGAACAAACTCAATGCAGAGATTGTAAACTTCTTCTTCGGGATTAAGCATCATTCCTGCCTTTGGAACAACTTTTCCATGTAGTGAATCCTTCAGCTGTagtattttttctttctctttgtttagtATTTCTAGACTAGAAAATCCAGCTTCTATCCCATTTTTGCTTGGTTTAGAAGACACATGTTCCAATTCCACcatattattcttgatttagatctatattgaataaaaaaattaatcaaataagtGTAGTATGATTAAATATACTAtagtaaaaattaaagaagagaaTAAAATCTAACAAAAGAAACCAAGAACCTTAGCACTAAAGAAAAGTTAGAATCTATTAACTTCATGCAcaatcctttatttttattatgtccTATTGTTTAGTTGATTAAGGTACTTATTTTTATAGGCAACTATTTGGAGTTGGTATGCATGTGGTAGTTCTTTACCACTTTGGTGTTTATATTGTGATGTGTGGTGTATATAATTACCacttaggtagtgtttgttttgcGGTATTTGAAGTTACAATGTAATTGCAAATACCACATTCAAAAAtactttgtttggtttgagggattttaAAACACTAAGTTAAACCAATTACTCCCACGAATGTATTTGGACTTATGTCCAAATTGGGCTTAAGTCGAAATACCAGCAGTTGAAAAATCCTTAgatgatgcatatatatatgttaatatatacatatacacatatgcatatatgcatatacacatacatatatatacaagcatacataggtatgtttacatatatatatatacatacacatacatatacacatatacctATACATTAAtgtatacatatgcatatatacacacatatatacttatacagatatatacacacacatatattcatatacatatatatatatatgcatatatacacacatatgcatacacttatacatatgtatatatacatatatatacatatgtgtatatatctgtataagtgtgtgtgtatatatataaacatacatatctatgtttgtataaatatacatatgcaAATATGTatctatacatgtatatatacatatatatatatatatatatataacaaatcatTTCAACTAAACATAAAACTTTATAATATATCATCTCTAGGTGCATGccattgtattttaaaaatcaaatatttcaagttacattgtaactgaaaatccactgcatttaaaTTTACATCCAACCAAAAACCATCTTAGCGTAAGTGCAAGTGTTGTAACAAATAATAAAGTGTGATATAAAATTAAGGTTATCGATCTCACAAGGATTGAGAGTACTAATACTTATTagtcttttattatatatatatatatatatatatatatatatatatatatatatatatatatatatatatatatatatatatatatatatatatatatatatatatatatcgattgAAATAATGAAGTCCGAAAGTtgaaagaaaactaaaacaCGAACTTGAAATAAACACACTGGAAAAATGAGCAATAGTCAATCAAATAAGAAAGATACTGAGACAAGAAATCCCTTAGAAATCTAGACAAAAATATTAGGTTGATATCATGTACAGAATTATGGTGATCCCTTTCTTAAAGAGATTAGCAACTAATCCTATATGGAACTAAGTTGAAATTTCTTTCGAACCTAAATTCcttataatcacataaaaactatatatgaaCTCCCAAATGAGGACTAATTCATGATTCCCTAATTTATGCTAATCTTTTTCTTAAGTTGATTAGCACCTAATCCTATATGAAGTTAAATTGAGATCTCTCTCCAATCTAAATTCCCTATGAATCCGTTAGCAATATCTACAAGAAATGTGGCTATTCTCTACGTTTTTTAGAGCTACAAAATTAAATTCGTAGCTAAATATGTTGAATTGTCTACGATTTGTATATTTcgtagtaaaaataaaaaatttgaggcGCCAAAAAATTTCTACCCGCGGGAAGTCCAAGGTCTACGAATTGATTTTTAGTAGCCACGATTTGTTTTGTAGGTAAAAGAGAGCCTTTTTGTCAACAAAATATATCGTAGAGAAAAGTTGTTTTACTTTTCACAACGAATTCAAGGGAATTTTATCTACGAACCAAAGCTTTCGTAGggaaaaataaccaaaaatttcCCACCGCAGGAAAACCAAATCTTATGAATGATTTCTAattgctacatttttttttataggtaaaacatcaattttatttgtcTACGAAACATATTGTAGAGAAAATAAGTTTTAATTTGGACTATTGGATAAGGCCGGGATTCATactgatattaaaattttaaattttaaaattattttaaaatttaatttgtactATTAGATAAGGTAGGGATCCAtactaatattaaaattttaaaatttaaaattattttaaaattaaatttggacTATTAGATAAGGCTGGGatcttttattattactattattattctattaagtagattttaaaattttatttttcaacaatTCACATTCTTAGATAAGGCCTGTATCCATACTAGTATCTATTAATGTAATGTAAgtgagaaatattttttaataaaaagaaaaattctaaaactcTCTTGTGTTATcttggaaaaaatattttataataaaaaggggaaaaagaaaataaaaaatactctTGTCTTATCACAGAAATCATGGAGAACCGTCAGATGAAGAttagatggtgaagatgggCTTGATTCATTTGGGAAAAGCAGAGAGAAATGGTAAAGCAGCAAAGTGAAAGGGTAGGTTGGGAGCAAAGGCCACCGGTTTCTAAAGAAGCGCTTCTTTTTCTCCAATTCGATCCTTAAATCATAGTCTCGTAAGCTTCAATCAATCCTTCTCACTAaggaaatccaaaaaaaaatatgcttcTCACTTGTTCTTTCCTCTCAGCCCGAGCTCCAAACCCTTGTCCAATGTCGACAGCTcgactcttcttcttcctttgacGTTGCCTTGCACTCTGAGGTGCTACCCTCGACGGAGCCAAGAGTTAGGGAACAGCGGAGAAGGTGGCCTGGCTGCCAGGGATATTCCGTGTTCAGGCTCGTTGTTCCTGTGTTGAAGGTTGGGGCTATCATCAGAGGCAGGGGGAGTCCATTAATAAGAAGCTCTGAGAGGAGATTAGTCCTCATATTCACACCCTCAAAGATCCCGTTAGCTTCCCTGATCATATTGTAAGcttgctttttcttttgttttctatgCTTCATTTGTTGGTATTCTTTCGatttcttgatatttttgttgaatgAATTCTAGTTGTTCATTGTTGTGAGCTCCTTTAGATTTATAGAGGATCACAAGCTAAGCATGGATGATGTTTTTATGTCAAATTGGAAGCTTGAAATGTGGTTTGATTgcttgaaatatttatttatgtactgTTTTGTTGGAGAATTCGAAATTAGGTCTTCTTTAGGGTTTGCTTGGATTGAGGAGGAAATTTAGGAAAATCCAAGAAAGCCTAGTCaatcattttctttaatttgctcatccattttattttcttcatataaCAATGCAcaagaattttgttttcttgcttttttttttttatcttccatTCAGCTAAAACATACCCTTATTGATCTATATTATTTTCCAATTTTGCTGATCTCTTTAATTGTTTACTTGTTGAAGCTTGTGACTTGAGTTCCTCACTTTGCTTATGCGTTGTTATCACATGATTTCCATTTGTGCATCTTAAGCTTTCTTCACTTTAGAGTTGTAAGTCAAGGGGTTTATGTTGACATTAATATTAAGATATTgacaattatcactataatcTTTTTTTGTCTCAGTGTATATCATTCATGTggaattaaagataaaattgttaattttttaagtcTCTTTAATTCAAATTCTTGCCTCATTTCTCTCCCAAACATAGGAAGGAATAAACCCTTTTCATGCCTTGATTCAATCCATCTTTAATCTCTAACCATACACCCGAAGAAGGGAAGAACATGTTTCTTGATGGAATTTCTTGCATTCAATAGAACACTGgattcttgttttcatttagtTATATCCAATTCGTCTAATCATATTCTTCTCTTATTGATCTTTTAAGTACATGATTAATGGCGTAATACATTGGTTAAGTCAACCAAATAAAGTTTATATCTTGTATGAGAAATTTGATATTACCAAATAAACCTGGAGCTTAACTATAAATTTCGTATTAAACAAGCATGCATCAATGCTCTAAATAGTTATATAATGTTTGGATTATGCTATTGAAATAGGACATATCTTCTACATTATTGATTAATACACACTCTTGCTTTTAGTGTTTGTACTTTATGTAATGCCATCTTACAGGGATTTGATCACAGTGAACAATAAGAATTGTGGATTCTAGCAGGCTATATGTTGTTAAGCATGATGAATAACAGTAATCATCTTTGGAGATAAAtaactcatttttattttattttattttttagccaCATTGCATTGACTATGATTTTATGTTATGTTAATCATGAGTAATATTAAATCCAGTGATTTAGAAATAAGAAAGTTAGATTAATGGGTAGAAAGCTCCAAAGAAGGTTGTGTTGGGAGTAATGGAAACCACACGAAATAAAAAGCTAAAAATGGTCGGAAATGATATGATTGATTGATAGAaaatgatatgatttttttttcatttttcattcctTTTCCTCAATCTCCTATATAGAGAATGGCAAAAGTTAAAAGAATTCTATGTTGttaaaagaagaaagttttctctcatccctttttttctcaatgttactattgatatacatatatctattgAAAATTGAAGTGAGATAATTTTCAAGTACATGTTTCCATCCAATCAAATTGTAGCATGTGATAATGCTATGTTCATAGGCtctttgtgattttttattggaattaaGCTTCCTTgaggataaataa
It contains:
- the LOC120254716 gene encoding uncharacterized protein LOC120254716 codes for the protein MEVTTGKKVGRLELFRATHTKKDGSHMNEETRQIMESANEKLVGYQTIDEDMKMVETHILTQVIGKERCSRVRGVGLGPTPKSYYGGSSTRNSNNSNNQSSEVVERIHQMEREMQKMRDEREQERAQVEQQNAQYNALLTFLQNQFPGVTIPGINNIGPSSSQAQDNSSRDN